The following are from one region of the Bactrocera oleae isolate idBacOlea1 chromosome 6, idBacOlea1, whole genome shotgun sequence genome:
- the Sugb gene encoding major facilitator superfamily domain-containing protein 6 isoform X2 has translation MTPKIDKELLPMKAHYFFFNAGTAPVMPFMPTLARQLGFSTVVIGTMYTILPIVGMLAKPLFGFVADRYQRHRTLFLIGEVLTAIAFFLIQFTPTIPEALPTMEFNCHGGASTLKYYSEFDKCIENNLENYYGDRVLTCQLRCQAVPEKLDFVCNNWLHNNSSTNSNNKNVTCPDRNNPQLNFTTFLDMSKMEMPGDHLFFVIPHDRGQMNGENITLNCPYDKPLFNTSCQVECNDKYFHSQLTQNTAINNADVWGMHQFWYFFIMLIVSWIGMAVVVSIGDAICFSILGDRHHLYGNQRLCGSIGFGVFSIIAGVLVDQMSHGSVNKDYTIVFWMTLVIIGFDMIASTKLKHTQTHLSPNILKDVGKMFLSIRCVIFFIWCISIGLCTALVWNFLFMYLDELGEKLEGCQNSMKTLEGIAMGIQCFGGELPFFFLSGWILRKIGHINAMSLVLFAFGVRFILYSVLVNPWWVLPIEMLNGVTFGIFYSTMASYASIVAPRGTEATIQGLVGAIFEGVGVSMGSFIAGYLFESVNGSGTFLIFGIFAFIAFIVHVLVQCYLQRNAQGAADANGAVKYLTPNDAMHMLNDQEYIIVA, from the exons ATGACACCGAAAATTGACAAGGAGCTGCTGCCGATGAAGGCGCATTATTTCTTCTTCAATGCAG GAACAGCGCCGGTAATGCCATTTATGCCCACACTGGCGCGTCAATTAGGCTTCTCCACAGTGGTCATTGGTACTATGTATACGATTTTGCCTATTGTTGGCATGCTGGCCAAGCCGCTTTTTGGATTCGTCGCAGATcg ctACCAACGCCATCGCACACTTTTCCTCATCGGCGAAGTCCTTACCGCTATAGCATTTTTCCTCATACAGTTCACACCAACCATTCCAGAAGCACTGCCCACAATGGAATTCAACTGTCACGGCGGCGCATCTACACTCAAATACTATTCCGAATTTGATAAGTGCATAGAAAACAATCTAGAAAACTATTACGGCGATCGTGTTTTAACCTgccagctacgttgtcaagcagtTCCGGAGAAATTAGATTTCGTTTGTAATAACTGGTTACATAACAACAGTTCAactaatagcaacaacaaaaacgttacATGTCCTGATCGCAACAATCCCCAACTGAATTTCACCACTTTCCTAGACATGAGTAAAATGGAGATGCCAGGTGATCATTTATTCTTTGTCATACCACACGATAGAGGTCAAATGAATGGTGAAAATATAACACTAAATTGTCCATATGATAAACCGTTATTCAATACAAGCTGTCAAGTAGAgtgcaatgataaatatttcCATAGTCAATTGACACAAAACACAGCGATCAATAATGCTGATGTGTGGGGTATGCATCAATTTTGGTATTTCTTCATTATGCTCATCGTAAGTTGGATCGGCATGGCGGTGGTGGTAAGCATTGGTGATGCGATTTGCTTTTCAATATTGGGCGATCGTCATCATTTGTATGGCAATCAACGTTTATGCGGTTCCATTGGTTTTGGTGTGTTCTCCATTATTGCCGGTGTGCTGGTGGATCAAATGTCGCACGGTAGCGTAAATAAAGACTATACAATCGTGTTTTGGATGACATTGGTTATAATAGGTTTCGATATGATCGCGTCTACGAAGTTAAAG cacacacaaacacacctcTCCCCCAACATACTCAAGGATGTCGGCAAAATGTTTCTCTCCATTCGTTGTGTGATCTTCTTCATCTGGTGTATCTCGATTGGCTTGTGCACGGCGCTCGTTTGGAACTTTCTATTCATGTACTTGGATGAGTTGGGGGAAAAACTGGAGGGTTGTCAAAATTCCATGAAAACACTCGAGGGCATAGCCATGGGCATACAATGTTTTGGTGGCGAATTACCCTTCTTTTTTCTCTCCGGTTGGATTTTGCGTAAGATCGGTCATATAAATGCTATGAGTTTAGTACTCTTTGCTTTCGGTGTTCGTTTCATACTCTATTCGGTGTTGGTGAATCCATGGTGGGTATTACCCATTGAAATGTTAAACGGTGTCACATTCGGTATTTTCTACTCCACCATGGCTTCGTATGCGAGTATTGTTGCGCCGCGCGGCACTGAAGCGACTATACAG GGCTTAGTCGGCGCCATTTTCGAGGGTGTGGGCGTATCTATGGGCAGCTTTATCGCAGGCTATCTCTTTGAATCTGTCAACGGCAGTGGAACTTTCctgatttttggaattttcgcctttattgcatttattgtgCATGTGTTGGTGCAGTGTTATTTGCAGCGAAATGCACAAGGGGCTGCCGATGCTAATG
- the Sugb gene encoding major facilitator superfamily domain-containing protein 6 isoform X1 produces MTPKIDKELLPMKAHYFFFNAGTAPVMPFMPTLARQLGFSTVVIGTMYTILPIVGMLAKPLFGFVADRYQRHRTLFLIGEVLTAIAFFLIQFTPTIPEALPTMEFNCHGGASTLKYYSEFDKCIENNLENYYGDRVLTCQLRCQAVPEKLDFVCNNWLHNNSSTNSNNKNVTCPDRNNPQLNFTTFLDMSKMEMPGDHLFFVIPHDRGQMNGENITLNCPYDKPLFNTSCQVECNDKYFHSQLTQNTAINNADVWGMHQFWYFFIMLIVSWIGMAVVVSIGDAICFSILGDRHHLYGNQRLCGSIGFGVFSIIAGVLVDQMSHGSVNKDYTIVFWMTLVIIGFDMIASTKLKHTQTHLSPNILKDVGKMFLSIRCVIFFIWCISIGLCTALVWNFLFMYLDELGEKLEGCQNSMKTLEGIAMGIQCFGGELPFFFLSGWILRKIGHINAMSLVLFAFGVRFILYSVLVNPWWVLPIEMLNGVTFGIFYSTMASYASIVAPRGTEATIQGLVGAIFEGVGVSMGSFIAGYLFESVNGSGTFLIFGIFAFIAFIVHVLVQCYLQRNAQGAADANGKETVVVDNVTQEVKQLPEENDKIWTVDVTNPKAVGTKITEVDLS; encoded by the exons ATGACACCGAAAATTGACAAGGAGCTGCTGCCGATGAAGGCGCATTATTTCTTCTTCAATGCAG GAACAGCGCCGGTAATGCCATTTATGCCCACACTGGCGCGTCAATTAGGCTTCTCCACAGTGGTCATTGGTACTATGTATACGATTTTGCCTATTGTTGGCATGCTGGCCAAGCCGCTTTTTGGATTCGTCGCAGATcg ctACCAACGCCATCGCACACTTTTCCTCATCGGCGAAGTCCTTACCGCTATAGCATTTTTCCTCATACAGTTCACACCAACCATTCCAGAAGCACTGCCCACAATGGAATTCAACTGTCACGGCGGCGCATCTACACTCAAATACTATTCCGAATTTGATAAGTGCATAGAAAACAATCTAGAAAACTATTACGGCGATCGTGTTTTAACCTgccagctacgttgtcaagcagtTCCGGAGAAATTAGATTTCGTTTGTAATAACTGGTTACATAACAACAGTTCAactaatagcaacaacaaaaacgttacATGTCCTGATCGCAACAATCCCCAACTGAATTTCACCACTTTCCTAGACATGAGTAAAATGGAGATGCCAGGTGATCATTTATTCTTTGTCATACCACACGATAGAGGTCAAATGAATGGTGAAAATATAACACTAAATTGTCCATATGATAAACCGTTATTCAATACAAGCTGTCAAGTAGAgtgcaatgataaatatttcCATAGTCAATTGACACAAAACACAGCGATCAATAATGCTGATGTGTGGGGTATGCATCAATTTTGGTATTTCTTCATTATGCTCATCGTAAGTTGGATCGGCATGGCGGTGGTGGTAAGCATTGGTGATGCGATTTGCTTTTCAATATTGGGCGATCGTCATCATTTGTATGGCAATCAACGTTTATGCGGTTCCATTGGTTTTGGTGTGTTCTCCATTATTGCCGGTGTGCTGGTGGATCAAATGTCGCACGGTAGCGTAAATAAAGACTATACAATCGTGTTTTGGATGACATTGGTTATAATAGGTTTCGATATGATCGCGTCTACGAAGTTAAAG cacacacaaacacacctcTCCCCCAACATACTCAAGGATGTCGGCAAAATGTTTCTCTCCATTCGTTGTGTGATCTTCTTCATCTGGTGTATCTCGATTGGCTTGTGCACGGCGCTCGTTTGGAACTTTCTATTCATGTACTTGGATGAGTTGGGGGAAAAACTGGAGGGTTGTCAAAATTCCATGAAAACACTCGAGGGCATAGCCATGGGCATACAATGTTTTGGTGGCGAATTACCCTTCTTTTTTCTCTCCGGTTGGATTTTGCGTAAGATCGGTCATATAAATGCTATGAGTTTAGTACTCTTTGCTTTCGGTGTTCGTTTCATACTCTATTCGGTGTTGGTGAATCCATGGTGGGTATTACCCATTGAAATGTTAAACGGTGTCACATTCGGTATTTTCTACTCCACCATGGCTTCGTATGCGAGTATTGTTGCGCCGCGCGGCACTGAAGCGACTATACAG GGCTTAGTCGGCGCCATTTTCGAGGGTGTGGGCGTATCTATGGGCAGCTTTATCGCAGGCTATCTCTTTGAATCTGTCAACGGCAGTGGAACTTTCctgatttttggaattttcgcctttattgcatttattgtgCATGTGTTGGTGCAGTGTTATTTGCAGCGAAATGCACAAGGGGCTGCCGATGCTAATGGTAAGGAAACGGTTGTAGTAGACAATGTTACACAAGAAGTGAAACAGTTAcctgaagaaaatgataaaatttggACTGTAGATGTAACGAACCCAAAGGCTGTTGGCACTAAAATCACAGAGGTTGATTTAAGCTGA